The following nucleotide sequence is from Nocardioides daedukensis.
CCGGACAGCAGAAGGTGCACTACCGGCCGATCGCGCTGTCGTGCCAGCGGGCCCTGGTGCAGTGGAGTGCCGGGCTGACGCGCGACCTCTACGAGGGCTGCAAGGGCACTGGTCTCACCAAGCCGCAGGCCGGCGACGTCGCCTATGACTCCGGCGTGCTCACCGAGGACGTCCGGCTCGCTGGGCCGGTTGGCCTGACCATCCAGGCCAGGTCCAACGTCGCCCAGACCGTCTTCGTCACGACCCTCCAGTCGATCGCCCCCGATGGCACGATCACCGACATCTCCTCCGGCGCACTGCTCGGGTCCGCCCGTGCCATCGACCCGACTCGCAGCTGGACGGTCAACGGGGACGGCCTGGCGCTGCCCTATCACCCGCACACCAAGGCGGCTGAGAAGCCTGTCCAGGTCAACCAGATGACCCGCTATGACATCGAGATCCGGCCGGTCTTCGAGACCGTCCCGGCAGGGCACCGGCTGCGGCTGCTGATCCAGACCGGCGACACCCCGCACCTGCTCACCTCGCCCCTGCGGTTGCTGGGATCGCTGCTGGGGACCTACACGGTGCAGAACAACGCGGTGCACAGGTCGTGGCTGGAGCTGCCGATCGCGTCCGGCTCACTGCCGGCCGCAGCCGGCGCTCCCGAGAGCTCCGACCCGCTGGTTGCGGCCCTCGGGGCGTTGTTGGGGTCGCTGAGCTGAGGCGATCAACCGACGGGGCGGTACGGCGTACCGCCCCGTCGTGATCTCACCTGTAGAGCTTGATCCGTGCGTTGATCGGGCGGTGGTCGGACTGCAGCCCGCCATAGACCCGGTGGCTGACGAACATCGCGTCCTTCGCGGTGCCGTTGACATCGCGTGCACCGAGATAGACGTAGTCGATGAAGTTGGTGCCCTTGGTGCCGAGCGTCGGGTTCTTGAGCCGGGCATAGCTGGGCACCAGAACGCCGGCGAACTTCCGGTAGGGGAAGGACTGCGGACCGCGCGCCCTGTCACACGCATAGCGCACGTTGAGGTCGCCGGTGAGCACGGTGTGCGTGGACCTCTGCCGGGCCGCGATGTCACGGATCTCCTGGAAGTGGACCTTGGCCAGCCGCGCGTTGATGTTGCTCCGCGCCTCTCCGCAGTGCCCTGGGTCGTGACGCTGGATGTCGGAGTTGGCGTGGGCGTTGAGCACCGTGATCGTCTTGCCGCTCCGTCGGTGCTTGAGGACGACGCGCGTGGTGAAGCGGGCGGGGAACTTCCCGGCGACGCCGCCGTGAGCGACGTACGCCTTGTTGGAGCCCTTCACCAGCGCATAGACGTTGTTGTTCCACGAGATAGGCACCTCGCGAGCGGTGCGCGAGCCCCTGGCGTTGAAGAACTTCGCGGTCCTCCAACCTCCGGGGAGCTGCCGGTCATAGACGGACAGGAAGCGCTCGGCCTCCTGCCAGCCGATGATGTCGACGTCCGCTGCACTGATCAGCTTGTGCGCGTCCGACCTGGCTTGCGCGGCGGTCAGGTTGTGGAAGGCGTTGAAGCTGGTCACGCCGATCGTGTCGTACGCCGTGCCGGTCGGAGGTGCGGCGGTGGCGGGGGCCGTGGTCGTCGCGGGCACGAGGGCGGCGCCGAGCAGCAGGGCGAGGGCCGGGGCTGTCTTCTTCAGCATGGGTGTCCATTCCTTTCGGTCCGAGAAACATGAACGACCTGTTCCCTCCCCCGGGCGCCGCTGCTGAACCCTCACCGGCGATGAACACTCAGGTGAGGACCACCAGGCGCTGGGTGGCCCGCGTCATCGCGACATAGCGGTCGACCGCGCCCTCGATGCCCTCGCCGAACCGGTCCGGCCCGACCAGCACGACGAGGTCGAACTCGAGACCCTTGACCAGAGTGGGGCTCAGCGACCGGATCCGCCCGGTCTCCTCGAACGTCGGGTCCCCGATGACGCAGGCGATCCCCTCCCCCTGGGCGTTCCCGGCGAGCCACTCCTCCAGGATCCGGTCGCGCTCTGCTGTGCTGGCGTGGAGGACGGGGATGCCGCTGCTGCGGATCGAGGTCGGCACGTTGGCGTCGGGCAGCTTGGCCCGGATCACCGGCTCGGCCTCGGCCATCACCTCCTCCGGGGTGCGGTAGTTGATGCTCAGCCCGGCCATCGTCACCTGGTCGATCCCGACCCGCTCGAGCCGCTCGGCCCAGGTCTCGGTGAACCCGTGGCGGGCCTGGGCGCGGTCGCCGACGATGGTGAAGCTGCGGGAGGGGCACCTCAGGATCAACATCTGCCACTCGGCGTCGGTGAGCTCCTGGGCCTCGTCGACGACGACGTGTGCGAACGGGCCGGCCAGCCGGTCGGTGCTGCTCGGGTCGATGGCGGCCTCGTCGATGATCACGCTCTGCGCGTCGGCGACCTTGAGCATCGACATCAGCTTGAGATCCGAGTCGTCGTTGGCGATCAGGTGGTCGACGACCTTGGCCATCTCCGCACGCTCAGCAGCCACCGCACGCTTGTGCCGGCGGTTGCGGCGCTCGGTCTCCGGGTCGCCGAGCCGTTGGACGGCGGCGTCGAGGAGGGGCAGGTCGGAGGTCGTCCAGGCGCGCGCGTCCCGGCGCTGGAGCAGCCGGACCTCGTCCTCGGTGAGCCAGGGTGCGCACATCCGCAGATAGGCCTTCACCTCCCACAGGTCGCCGACGAGATCGCGTGCATCGAGCAACGGCCACGCCTTGGTGAAGGCCTCCCGCAGGCCGGCGTGGCGGGCCAGGGAGCGGCGTACCAGCTCGTCCGTGACGTCCTCGTCGGCCTCGTGCTTGTCTACGAGGATGTCGAGCAGTGCCTCCCAGACCACCTCGCGCGCCTCGTTGTGCGGGGTGCCCGGGTCCGGTGCGCCGAACGCCTCGGCCCAGTCGGCCGTGCTGACCCAGACATCGGCCCACTGGGTCTCGACCTCCATGCCCTCGGTGGGAGGCTCCTCATAGAGGCGTACGCCGGGCTCGATCGCGGCGACCATGCGCGCGTCCGCCTTGATCCGTGCCACCTCGGCATCGGTCTCGTCGGGCGCCTTGGCGCCCTCCGGGACGAGGTCGCGCAGCGTGCAGACCTGCACTCCCTCCTCGCCGAGGCTGGGCAGGACGTCGGCGACATAGTTGAGGTAGGGCTGGTGCGGCCCCACGAAGAGGATGCCGCCGCGGCGCTGCTCGAGGCGGGGGTCGGCATACATGAGGTAGGCCGCACGGTGCAGCGCCACGACCGTCTTGCCGGTCCCCGGACCACCGTCGACCACCAACGCACCGCGGGACCCGGCCCGGATGATCGCGTCCTGGTCGGACTGGATCGTGCCCAGCACGTCGCGCATCTGCTCGGAGCGGTTGCCGCCGAGGGTGGCGATTAAGGCGGACTGGTCGTCGAGCGCCGCGTGGCCCTCGAGGCCGTCGGCGGTGAAGACCTCGTCCCAGTAGTCGGTGACCTGGCCGCGGGTCCAGCGATAGCGGCGCCTGCTGGCCAGGCCCATCGGCTGGGCGTGGGTGGCGGCGAAGAACGGCTCGGCCGCGGGTGATCGCCAGTCGACCAGCAGGCGCTTGCCGGTGCGGTCGGTCAGCCCGAGACGTCCGACGTAGGTGGGCTCCGCTTGATCGTCGCTGACGATCCGGCCCAGGCAGAGGTCGAGGGTGAACCTCCTCAACACCTTGAGTCGCGCGTTGATGCGATGGATCTCCTGGTCGCGGTCCATCGCGGCCTGCCCGTGGCCTCCGGGCCTGCGGCGCTCCTGGTCGAGCCGCTCGGTCAGCTCGGCGATCGAGTCGGTGAGGCTCTGCTCGATGGCGGCGAAGTGCTGCTGGTCGGTGGCGACGAGCTGTGGGTCTGCCTTGGCGGTGAGTGCTTCGGGCAGGTTGAACGCATGCATGCAGATGTCCCCAGATGTGTGAGCCGGCGCGCGCACGCTGCGGTGGGAGCGGCGCGAGATGGTGATTGTGGAGCATCACCGGGGCCTTGCCGCAAGCCCCCCTGTGCGCTATACATTGGATTATGGAGAGGCCGTTGGCCTCTCTATTCTTCGTTCCTGGGATCGCGCGAGCCTTTGATTCGATCAGTGTTCGAGGAGCAGGCTTCGCCGCCGGGAAATCACCCGCCGGAGCTTGCGCACGACGCCGGCATCGAAGGGGAGCTCATCGAGCTCATCGATCCAACCGTCCACGGCAAGCGCCGTCTCGCGGACCGCCCGGCGAGCGGCCCGATCCGGCAGCCCGAGCGCCTGGCCGAGTTCGACGTACCTCGCTCCGGTGATGTTGCCGTCGTTCTTGCCTGCGACGCGCAGGGCGAGGGTGTTGTCGCCGTACGGCTGAGAGGTGGGTAGGTCATAGGCCGGGGAGGGAGCCCAGCGACCGGAGCCGTCGGCGAGCACGGAGAAGTTCTTGGCGTGAGCGTCGCCGTTGCCCGTGAGATAGGCGAAAATGGCCTGGCGCAGGAACTCGAGGGCCGCGGGCCGAGGTGCCGCGCAGACGCGGACCAGCGCCCCGAGCACCTCCTCGGTCGAGGAGCGGTATTTCGCCTCGGGGTGGAGGCCACGCACCTGACAGCCGTCCTCGACGGCACG
It contains:
- the helR gene encoding RNA polymerase recycling motor ATPase HelR is translated as MHAFNLPEALTAKADPQLVATDQQHFAAIEQSLTDSIAELTERLDQERRRPGGHGQAAMDRDQEIHRINARLKVLRRFTLDLCLGRIVSDDQAEPTYVGRLGLTDRTGKRLLVDWRSPAAEPFFAATHAQPMGLASRRRYRWTRGQVTDYWDEVFTADGLEGHAALDDQSALIATLGGNRSEQMRDVLGTIQSDQDAIIRAGSRGALVVDGGPGTGKTVVALHRAAYLMYADPRLEQRRGGILFVGPHQPYLNYVADVLPSLGEEGVQVCTLRDLVPEGAKAPDETDAEVARIKADARMVAAIEPGVRLYEEPPTEGMEVETQWADVWVSTADWAEAFGAPDPGTPHNEAREVVWEALLDILVDKHEADEDVTDELVRRSLARHAGLREAFTKAWPLLDARDLVGDLWEVKAYLRMCAPWLTEDEVRLLQRRDARAWTTSDLPLLDAAVQRLGDPETERRNRRHKRAVAAERAEMAKVVDHLIANDDSDLKLMSMLKVADAQSVIIDEAAIDPSSTDRLAGPFAHVVVDEAQELTDAEWQMLILRCPSRSFTIVGDRAQARHGFTETWAERLERVGIDQVTMAGLSINYRTPEEVMAEAEPVIRAKLPDANVPTSIRSSGIPVLHASTAERDRILEEWLAGNAQGEGIACVIGDPTFEETGRIRSLSPTLVKGLEFDLVVLVGPDRFGEGIEGAVDRYVAMTRATQRLVVLT